The following nucleotide sequence is from Pedobacter sp. PACM 27299.
CAGGAATACCAGCTCGACGGAAAAAATATTCCCTATCACCTGATCAACATTAAAGAAGCCGGAGAGAAATACAATGTAAACGAGTTTAAAGATGATTTTTACCGGACTTTTGAGTCGCTTACTTCCAGGAATGTACTGCCAATTCTATGTGGTGGTACAGGAATGTATATTCATAGTATTTTGCTGGAGCAGGAATATACCGCCATTCCTATCAATGAAGCGCTAAGGGCGCAGCTATTGCCGAAGGCAATTGCTGAACTAAGAGCAATGCTCGCGAATTATCCAAAAGAGCAGGTAGGCCATGCCGATCTTTCTTCCCATAAAAGACTGATTCGGGTGATAGAGATTGCAGAGTATTTAAAGCACCATGAATTTACTCCGGTAAAAAGGCCGTTTATCACGCCTTTTATAGTCGGTCTGCAAACGGATGTTACCTTGCGTAGAGCAAAGATCCTGACCAGAATGGAAGCCAGGTTTAAGGAGGGGATGATTGAAGAAGTAAAAATGTTGCTGGAAATGGGAGTAGCTCGGGAAACTTTAATTTTTTACGGATTGGAGTATAAATTTATCATCGCTTATCTGGATGGGGAATTGGACTATGAAACAATGAAAATCCGCCTGGGGACAGCAATATGCCAGTTTTCAAAGCGTCAGATGACATTTTTCAGGAAAAT
It contains:
- the miaA gene encoding tRNA (adenosine(37)-N6)-dimethylallyltransferase MiaA, whose translation is MDHHPLLVVLGPTASGKTKLAVKLASALRGEIISADSRQVFKNMDIGTGKDLQEYQLDGKNIPYHLINIKEAGEKYNVNEFKDDFYRTFESLTSRNVLPILCGGTGMYIHSILLEQEYTAIPINEALRAQLLPKAIAELRAMLANYPKEQVGHADLSSHKRLIRVIEIAEYLKHHEFTPVKRPFITPFIVGLQTDVTLRRAKILTRMEARFKEGMIEEVKMLLEMGVARETLIFYGLEYKFIIAYLDGELDYETMKIRLGTAICQFSKRQMTFFRKMEKDGLKFHWFDAAQNEADLYGQVMTAYQQDLSF